A genomic window from Acomys russatus unplaced genomic scaffold, mAcoRus1.1, whole genome shotgun sequence includes:
- the LOC127186671 gene encoding olfactory receptor 2L8-like, with the protein MDSYNQTSTGFILLGLFPPSKIGLFLFILIVLIFLIAWIGNLSMILLILLDSHLHTPMYFLLSQLSLIDLNYISTIVPKMVSDFILGNKHISFIGCGFQIFLFLTFGGAETLLLASMAYDRYVAICFPLHYATRMNKRVCVLMITGSWVLGSINSCAHTGYTLHIPYCRSRAINHFFCDVPAMLTLACMDTWLYEYTVFVSTVLFLVLPFIGIVCSYGRVFHAVYCMHSGAGKKKAYSTCSTHLTVVTFYYAPFAYTYLRPRSLRSPSEDKVLAVFYTVLTPMLNPIIYSLRNKEVMGALKRTTHRIFFAKM; encoded by the coding sequence ATGGATAGTTATAACCAAACATCTACAGGCTTCATTTTATTGGGATTGTTTCCCCCATCAAAAATAGGTTTGTTCCTCTTCATTCTCATTGTTCTCATCTTCCTGATAGCTTGGATTGGCAACCTGTCCAtgatcctcctcatcctcctggaTTCCCATCTCCACACACCCATGTATTTTTTACTTAGTCAACTTTCTCTCATCGACTTAAATTACATCTCTACCATTGTCCCTAAAATGGTGTCTGACTTTATATTGGGTAATAAGCATATCTCCTTCATTGGGTGTGGGTTTCAGATCTTCCTCTTTTTGACTTTTGGGGGTGCTGAAACCCTTTTGCTGGCTTCTATGGCCTATGACCGTTATGTGGCTATTTGTTTTCCTCTCCACTATGCCACACGTATGAATAAACGAGTCTGTGTGCTGATGATAACAGGGTCTTGGGTGCTGGGCTCCATTAATTCCTGCGCTCACACTGGGTATACGCTGCACATTCCTTACTGCCGATCCAGAGCCATCAaccatttcttctgtgatgtccCTGCTATGTTGACTCTGGCCTGTATGGACACATGGCTTTATGAGTATACAGTATTTGTGAGCACAGtcctttttcttgtgcttccatTCATTGGCATAGTGTGTTCTTATGGCCGTGTTTTCCATGCTGTCTACTGCATGCACTCTGGGGCAGGGAAGAAGAAGGCCTATTCTACCTGTAGCACCCACCTCACTGTGGTAACTTTCTACTATGCACCATTTGCTTACACCTATCTACGTCCAAGATCTCTCCGATCCCCATCAGAGGACAAGGTTCTTGCAGTGTTCTACACAGTCCTCACCCCAATGCTCAATCCTATCATTTATAGCCTAAGAAACAAGGAAGTGATGGGGGCCCTGAAAAGGACAACTCACAGAATTTTCTTTGCAAAGATGTAG
- the LOC127186672 gene encoding olfactory receptor 2L13-like has protein sequence MEKWNQSSTDFTLLGLFPQNQTGLLLLLLIIFVFALALFGNSSMIHLIRVDPRLHTPMYFLLSQLSLMDLMYISTTVPKMAFNFLSGQKTISFIGCGVQSFFFLTMACSEGLLLASMAYDRFVAICHPLHYPIRMSKVMCVKMIIGSWILGSINSLAHTVYALHIPYCRSRSINHFFCDVPAMLPLACMDTWVYEYMVFVSTSLFLLLPFLGITASYGRVLFAVFHMHSKEGKKKAFTTCSTHLTVVTFYYAPFVYTYLRPRSLRSPTEDKILAVFYTILTPMLNPIIYSLRNKEVLGAMARVLGTASSTKA, from the coding sequence ATGGAGAAATGGAATCAGAGCTCTACTGATTTCACGTTGCTAGGGTTGTTTCCACAAAACCAAACTGGCCTGCTGCTTTTGCTGCTCATCATCTTTGTCTTCGCTCTGGCCTTGTTTGGCAACTCATCAATGATCCACCTCATTCGTGTGGATCCCAGGctccacacccccatgtacttTCTTCTCAGTCAGCTCTCTCTCATGGACTTGATGTACATTTCTACCACTGTGCCCAAGATGGCATTTAACTTCCTCTCTGGCCAGAAAACCATTTCTTTCATAGGCTGTGGAGTGCAATCCTTCTTTTTCCTGACTATGGCCTGTTCTGAGGGCTTGCTCCTGGCTtccatggcctatgaccgctttGTGGCTATCTGCCACCCACTTCATTATCCCATTCGCATGAGCAAAgtaatgtgtgtgaagatgaTCATAGGATCCTGGATATTGGGCTCCATCAACTCTCTAGCACATACTGTCTATGCCCTTCATATTCCTTACTGCCGTTCTAGATCCATTAACCATTTCTTTTGTGATGTTCCAGCCATGTTGCCCCTGGCCTGTATGGACACTTGGGTTTATGAGTACATGGTGTTTGTGAGCACAAGCCTGTTTCTCCTACTTCCTTTCCTTGGCATCACAGCTTCCTACGGACGGGTCCTTTTTGCTGTCTTCCATATGCActcaaaagagggaaagaaaaaggcctTCACCACATGTTCAACTCACTTAACTGTGGTGACGTTTTACTATGCCCCTTTTGTCTACACCTATCTTCGACCTAGAAGTCTCCGTTCCCCCACAGAGGATAAGATTCTGGCTGTCTTCTACACTATCCTCACCCCCATGCTCAACCCCATAATCTATAGCCTGAGGAATAAGGAGGTCCTGGGGGCCATGGCGAGAGTCCTTGGGACAGCCTCTTCCACAAAAGCTTGA